The Christiangramia salexigens genome includes the window CCACCTTCATAACCGATATCTATAATATAGTCGGCCATTTTGATCACGTCCATATTATGTTCAATGATCAATACCGTATTTCCTTTATCGGTAAGTGTATTTAGAACATCCATCAAAACCCGAATATCTTCAAAGTGAAGTCCCGTTGTTGGCTCGTCTAATATATAGAAAGTATTGCCAGTATCCCGTTTTGAAAGCTCGGTAGCCAGTTTAATTCGCTGCGCCTCCCCTCCAGAAAGAGTGGTAGATTGCTGACCCAGACTTATATAACCAAGCCCAACATCCTGAATGGTTTTTAATTTACGGTAAATTTTAGGGATGTTCTCAAAGAATGGAGTCGCTTCATTGATCGTCATTTCGAGAATATCTGATATGGACTTTCCTTTATAACGGATCTCAAGGGTTTCACGATTAAATCTCTTACCCTGGCAGGTTTCACATTCAACATACACATCGGGCAGGAAGTTCATTTCAATAACCCTTAGACCTCCACCTTTACAGGTCTCACATCTTCCTCCTTTAACATTAAAACTAAATCTTCCCGGCTTGTAACCTCGAATCAGAGCTTCAGGGGTTTTGGCAAAAAGACTTCTTATTTCCGAAAAAACACCGGTATAAGTAGCTGGATTGGAGCGGGGAGTTCTACCAATTGGTGATTGATTTATGTCTATCACCTTATCTATGTTATCCAGTCCTTTAATGCTTTTATAAGGCTTAGGTTCCTTAACTCCATTAAAGTAATGGGCATTCATAATAGGGTATAGGGTCTCATTGATCAAGGTAGATTTTCCACTTCCAGAAACTCCCGTGACCGCTATCATTTTACCTAAAGGCAGTTTAATATTGACATTCTTAAGGTTATTACCCGTTGCGCCCTTAAGCTCTATAGATTTGCCATTTCCTTTTCTTCGTTCTTTTGGTACAGCGATCTCCTTTTTACCGCTTAAATAGTCTGCAGTAAGGGTGGAGTGTGCCATGAGTTCTGCCGGAGTACCTTCACTAATAATTTCTCCACCATGTTTACCGGCACGCGGACCTATATCTATCACATGGTCTGCACGTTCTATCATATCTTTATCGTGCTCAACCACGATCACAGTGTTGCCAATATCACGCAGAGATAACAGGGAGTTTATCAGTTTCTCATTATCCCGTTGATGTAGACCGATGCTTGGCTCATCAAGAATATAGAGCACACCAACCAATTGCGATCCTATTTGCGTGGCAAGTCTAATCCTTTGAGCCTCTCCTCCCGACAGGGATTTTGAACCTCTGTTCAGGTTGAGGTAAGTTAGACCAACATCCACTAAAAATTGAAGACGCGTTCTTATCTCTTTAATGACTTCGGAAGCTATTTGTAATTGCTTTTCACTCATTTCCTTTTCGATATCTTCAAACCAATCGGAAAGGTCACTGATATCCAGCTGAGCTAATTCAGCAATATTTTTATCGGAGATCCTGAAGTAAAGTGCTTCCTTCTTTAATCTAGAGCCTTCACATTCCGGACAGTCCACTTTATCCATATAATCTTTGGCCCAACGCCTAAGAGAAGTGGAATCGTTATTTCTGAATGTTGTTTCTATGAAATTTGCAACACCTTCAAAATCTATTTTATAATCCCTTCTAATACCCAAAGCTTTGGAATCTCTGGAAAATTTTTCTTTGCCACCATGTAGGATCATATGAAGGGCTTCCTCAGGGATCTTTTCAATAGGATCATTTAGATCGAACTCAAAGCGCTCGGCAATCAATTCCAATTGAGAAAACACCCAGTTTTTCTTTTGGGGTCCATGAGGTTCTAATCCACCTTTTTTTATGGACTTTGATCTATCTGGAATGATTTTATCAATATTAACCTGATGCAATGTTCCTATCCCATTACATTTAGGACAGGCTCCTTTTGGTGAATTGAATGAGAAGCTATTGGGCTCCGGACTGGGGTAACTTATCCCGGTTGTAGGACACATGAGGTTCCTGCTAAAATATCGGATTTCACCAGTATCCTGTTCCAGGATCATCAAAGTATCATCGCCATGATACATAGCTGTTCTAATACTTTCATCCAGGCGTTTATCAGAATCAGGTTTGTCCTCAATTTTAAGCCGGTCTATAACTATTTCTATATCGTGTGTCTTGTATCGGTCCAGTTTCATCCCTTTCTCGATATCCACAACTTCATTATCTGTGCGAACTTTTATAAAACCCTGCTTAGCTATTTGTTCAAATAGTTCGCGGTAGTGACCCTTCCGGCTTCTAACTACAGGAGCCAAAATGTTGACTTTCTTGCCTTTAAAATCCTGGAGAATAAGATCTTTTATCTGGGAATCTGTATAACTTACCATTTTTTCCCCGGTCTTATAACTGTAAGCATCACCAGCTCTGGCAAATAATAGTCTTAGAAAATCATAGATCTCGGTGATCGTGCCTACTGTACTTCTAGGGTTCTTACTTGTAGTCTTTTGCTCGATCGCAATAACCGGCGAAAGCCCTTCAATTTTGTCCACGTCAGGCCTTTCAAGGCTTCCCAGGAATTGACGGGCATAGGCAGAAAATGTTTCAATATACCTTCTTTGTCCTT containing:
- the uvrA gene encoding excinuclease ABC subunit UvrA, with the protein product MAKFEDTIEVLGARVHNLKDIDVSIPREKLVVITGLSGSGKSSLAFDTIYAEGQRRYIETFSAYARQFLGSLERPDVDKIEGLSPVIAIEQKTTSKNPRSTVGTITEIYDFLRLLFARAGDAYSYKTGEKMVSYTDSQIKDLILQDFKGKKVNILAPVVRSRKGHYRELFEQIAKQGFIKVRTDNEVVDIEKGMKLDRYKTHDIEIVIDRLKIEDKPDSDKRLDESIRTAMYHGDDTLMILEQDTGEIRYFSRNLMCPTTGISYPSPEPNSFSFNSPKGACPKCNGIGTLHQVNIDKIIPDRSKSIKKGGLEPHGPQKKNWVFSQLELIAERFEFDLNDPIEKIPEEALHMILHGGKEKFSRDSKALGIRRDYKIDFEGVANFIETTFRNNDSTSLRRWAKDYMDKVDCPECEGSRLKKEALYFRISDKNIAELAQLDISDLSDWFEDIEKEMSEKQLQIASEVIKEIRTRLQFLVDVGLTYLNLNRGSKSLSGGEAQRIRLATQIGSQLVGVLYILDEPSIGLHQRDNEKLINSLLSLRDIGNTVIVVEHDKDMIERADHVIDIGPRAGKHGGEIISEGTPAELMAHSTLTADYLSGKKEIAVPKERRKGNGKSIELKGATGNNLKNVNIKLPLGKMIAVTGVSGSGKSTLINETLYPIMNAHYFNGVKEPKPYKSIKGLDNIDKVIDINQSPIGRTPRSNPATYTGVFSEIRSLFAKTPEALIRGYKPGRFSFNVKGGRCETCKGGGLRVIEMNFLPDVYVECETCQGKRFNRETLEIRYKGKSISDILEMTINEATPFFENIPKIYRKLKTIQDVGLGYISLGQQSTTLSGGEAQRIKLATELSKRDTGNTFYILDEPTTGLHFEDIRVLMDVLNTLTDKGNTVLIIEHNMDVIKMADYIIDIGYEGGKGGGKVVAKGTPEEIIKNKKSYTAKFLKKELN